The Anaerolineae bacterium genome includes the window TTGCCCCATGACCAAACAGCATGGTCAGCGCGGTCCCGTCTGCCATCCGATCGTAAGAGTCTGCCGGCATTGTGTAAGAAGCCTCGAATCCAGCTTTCCGTAATTGCTCGGCGATAATAGGACCAATGTCAGCGAAGATGGGGAACCCATAGATGACAGCCTGGACCCTTTTGCCTTCGGCATCTACCCAGAACCCCTCTGAGTCAGTAGTATATCCCTTACCCCTCATCAGTCGTTCACTCATGGCTGGATTGTACAGGTTGGTGGGATACTGTTCTAGAAGGTCCTTGATAGAGTCGATATACTTCATGAGGGGCGGATAGTACGGATAAGGAACTGTGGTGGCCTGCCCAGCCCCCTCGTAGGCCACTCGCACAAGTTCCTCTCGGTCAATGGCATAGCTGACCGCCCATCTGACGTCGGGATCGTTATAGGGTGGCATCTCACAGTTAAACCACAATGAGATCGGCCACCAGTCTACGTAACCGTAAGGCGGCTTATCAAAAGTGTGGGTGATGACGTTGGGGTTTTGTTGAAGTACGCTCTTAATGGTAGCCGGCCGCAAGTCTAAAGTAGCATCTACCTCATTTGTAACGACAAGCTGTGCCGCTTTGGTCTCATCAGACCACGGCAAGAAGATCATACGCTCTACTTTGGGCAAGTTGGCGATGCCCACCTTAGCGGCCCACCAATCCGGGCGGAGGTCCATGAACTTCTGCGTGGGCGTCCATAGCGTGATCCGATAGGCCCCGGTACCGAAAGGCCACCCCTTAGCTGGGTCATAGAAGGTGAAGGCTGAAGGATCTTCCACATCTTTGAAGATATGCTCAGGCACGATCTTCATGCCAGTATCAAATTTGAAGGTGAAGTAATCAAAGAGAAACCTGGGATTTGGCGCGTTAAAAACAACCCGCACAGTTCGGTCGTTAACCGCGGTGATCTCCTTGACCCAATCTCTCATTTCAGGGGAGTATTGCAGCTTCGGGGCGTGCTTCAGAAGCATCTTGACCGTGAATTCCACATCTCGTGCCGTGAAGGGCGTGCCATCCGCCCATTCAGCACCTTCACGGAGATGGATGATCAACTCGGTAAAGTCCTCGTTGTACTCATGACTCTCGGCCAGCCAGGGGATCATCTTATCAGCAAAGGCGGAGTAGTAGTAGAGAGGTTCCCACATGGCTGCATT containing:
- a CDS encoding ABC transporter substrate-binding protein; the encoded protein is MSALHQQLSRRDFLKVVGAGIASATLAAACVPAVPQAPAPAPQAPAPKEAAPKPVPRNRTLIMIFGGSAGQFQDTGIGNPYAVGFTHQIGNAAMWEPLYYYSAFADKMIPWLAESHEYNEDFTELIIHLREGAEWADGTPFTARDVEFTVKMLLKHAPKLQYSPEMRDWVKEITAVNDRTVRVVFNAPNPRFLFDYFTFKFDTGMKIVPEHIFKDVEDPSAFTFYDPAKGWPFGTGAYRITLWTPTQKFMDLRPDWWAAKVGIANLPKVERMIFLPWSDETKAAQLVVTNEVDATLDLRPATIKSVLQQNPNVITHTFDKPPYGYVDWWPISLWFNCEMPPYNDPDVRWAVSYAIDREELVRVAYEGAGQATTVPYPYYPPLMKYIDSIKDLLEQYPTNLYNPAMSERLMRGKGYTTDSEGFWVDAEGKRVQAVIYGFPIFADIGPIIAEQLRKAGFEASYTMPADSYDRMADGTALTMLFGHGASIADPYFTLTLFHSRHYKPTGTPTYPFSRWRNEEFDKIVDEMGKVPMGDPRLFDLFHKAMEIWLRELPDAPIVQWHHRIPMNTTYWTNWPTEENPYVNGAFWHLTLPLLLMNLEPTQ